Proteins from one Cellulosilyticum lentocellum DSM 5427 genomic window:
- the uca gene encoding urea carboxylase, with translation MFKKVLIANRGAIAVRIERTLKKMGISSVAVYSKADQDSLHVEYADEAILLGEGTAKETYLDMDKILSIAVETKAEAIHPGYGFLSENTEFARACEEKGIKFIGPTPEQIELFGLKHSARALAKKAGVPLLPGTELLSSVEEAVKEAKKIGYPVILKSTAGGGGIGMRICYSFKELKEAYEGVCYLAAANFNNAGVFLEKYIEKSRHVEVQIFGNAYGEAVALGERDCSVQRRNQKVVEESPAPNLPEKVRAAMYKAAEDLAKEASYQSAGTVEFLYDEAEEKFYFLEVNTRLQVEHGITEEVLGLDLVSWMIKEAAGELKGMKEQLKKPDGHAIEVRVYAEDCLNGFRPSSGKIDEVYFDPICRVESWIRKGIEVTSLYDPMLAKLIVHGKDRADAIRKMNQVLKNSRVYGITTNLQYLKALLKTESYEKGLLFTGMLKEFLPSEKAIEVLDGGVQTTVQDYPGMIGYWSVGVPPCGPMDSYNFRLGNSLLGNAEGATGLELTLRGGSYKFRAAISFCITGADMQPTLDGVPIGMYQVIHAMPNQILKFKDCKVGMRTYLLVAGGFDMPKIMGSSSTFIDGKFGGHGGRTLRTGDVLRVTENCLIDSIESVPDKYKPILTNEWTIGVIPGPQPTEEYLKPEYLQTLTNSEYEVNFNSARTGIRLNGPIPEWVREDGGEAGLHPSNIHDNAYAIGTLDLTGDQPILLGPDGPSLGGFVCAVTTAKGELWKIGQLHPGDKVRFQLLSLEEAELIRKTEDANIKFRNAIPKLPKPNKKLTPQYAILARGFAADTAIMIRLAGEENILVEYGKMELNIELRFRVHILMQELEKVGISIIDLTPGIRSLQIHFDPDKIAIKDLVDKVLKINEALPPLTDVTVPSRIIKLPLSWDDPQTKIAAERYQQTVRPNAPWCPSNPEFIRRINGLDSIEDVSGIVFEANYLVLGLGDVYLGAPVATPVDPRHRMVTTKYNPARPWTPENAVGIGGAYLCVYGMEGPGGYQFVGRTVQMWNSLRETDNFKKGKPWLLNFFDQLKFYPVSAEEILQYREDFLRGKFKVEIEETTFNLGEYKKFLEEIKESSKAFKDHQEASFEAERQRWKEQGLDEFVSEHHEAAAIVEEELAEGCEAVRTNIPGSVWKVLVQEGEEVKEGQELMILESMKMEFPITSEFTGQAQKLYLSPGDQVSAGQLAVSIKVKEE, from the coding sequence ATGTTTAAAAAAGTTTTGATTGCTAACCGAGGAGCTATTGCTGTAAGGATAGAGAGAACATTAAAGAAAATGGGAATTTCAAGCGTAGCTGTTTATTCTAAGGCTGACCAAGATAGCCTTCATGTAGAATATGCAGATGAAGCTATTTTGCTAGGAGAAGGCACAGCTAAAGAAACCTATCTGGACATGGATAAAATTTTAAGCATTGCCGTAGAGACTAAAGCAGAAGCAATCCATCCGGGCTATGGTTTCTTAAGTGAAAATACAGAGTTTGCAAGAGCCTGTGAAGAAAAAGGCATTAAATTTATTGGACCTACCCCTGAGCAGATTGAGTTATTTGGACTCAAGCATTCTGCTAGAGCCCTTGCAAAAAAAGCAGGTGTACCTTTACTTCCAGGAACAGAGCTTTTAAGCAGCGTAGAGGAAGCGGTTAAAGAAGCTAAAAAGATTGGCTATCCTGTTATTTTAAAAAGTACAGCTGGTGGTGGTGGTATTGGTATGCGCATTTGCTATTCCTTTAAAGAGCTAAAAGAAGCTTATGAAGGCGTATGTTATTTAGCAGCAGCTAACTTTAATAATGCAGGTGTTTTCTTAGAAAAATATATTGAAAAATCAAGACACGTGGAAGTACAAATCTTTGGTAATGCCTATGGTGAAGCTGTAGCACTTGGCGAACGTGATTGCTCTGTACAAAGAAGAAATCAAAAAGTAGTAGAAGAAAGTCCAGCTCCAAACTTACCAGAAAAAGTGAGGGCAGCAATGTATAAAGCAGCCGAGGATTTAGCTAAAGAAGCATCCTATCAAAGTGCAGGAACCGTGGAATTTTTATACGATGAGGCAGAAGAAAAATTCTATTTTCTTGAAGTAAATACAAGGCTTCAAGTAGAGCATGGGATTACAGAAGAGGTACTTGGCTTAGACCTTGTTTCTTGGATGATTAAAGAAGCAGCTGGTGAGCTTAAAGGTATGAAAGAACAGCTTAAAAAACCAGATGGTCATGCTATTGAAGTACGTGTCTATGCAGAAGATTGTTTAAATGGTTTTAGACCAAGTTCAGGAAAGATAGACGAAGTTTATTTTGACCCTATTTGTAGAGTGGAAAGCTGGATTAGAAAAGGCATTGAAGTTACTTCTTTATATGACCCCATGCTTGCTAAGTTAATTGTACATGGTAAAGACAGAGCAGATGCCATTAGGAAAATGAATCAAGTATTAAAAAATTCTAGAGTATATGGTATTACTACTAACCTTCAGTACTTAAAAGCACTTTTAAAAACAGAAAGTTATGAGAAAGGCTTACTTTTCACAGGCATGCTAAAAGAATTCTTACCTAGTGAAAAAGCAATAGAAGTACTGGATGGAGGTGTGCAAACCACTGTTCAAGATTATCCAGGTATGATTGGTTATTGGTCAGTAGGCGTTCCACCTTGTGGGCCTATGGATAGTTACAACTTCCGCTTAGGCAATAGTTTATTAGGTAATGCTGAAGGTGCCACGGGATTAGAGCTGACCTTAAGAGGAGGCAGCTATAAATTTAGAGCAGCCATAAGCTTTTGTATTACCGGAGCCGATATGCAGCCAACCTTAGATGGTGTACCTATTGGGATGTATCAAGTCATTCATGCGATGCCTAATCAAATTCTTAAGTTTAAAGACTGTAAAGTAGGGATGAGAACCTATTTACTTGTAGCCGGTGGTTTTGATATGCCAAAGATTATGGGCAGTAGCTCTACTTTTATAGATGGTAAATTTGGTGGACATGGTGGAAGGACTTTAAGAACAGGGGATGTGCTAAGGGTTACAGAGAATTGTTTAATCGATTCTATAGAATCTGTGCCTGATAAGTATAAACCCATCCTTACAAATGAATGGACAATTGGTGTGATTCCAGGGCCTCAACCAACAGAGGAATATTTAAAGCCAGAGTATCTACAGACGCTGACCAACTCAGAATATGAGGTCAACTTTAATAGCGCCAGAACAGGTATACGATTAAATGGCCCTATTCCAGAATGGGTACGTGAAGATGGGGGAGAAGCAGGGCTTCATCCATCCAATATTCATGACAATGCTTATGCTATAGGAACCCTTGACCTTACAGGTGATCAGCCTATTTTACTTGGACCTGATGGACCAAGCCTTGGAGGCTTTGTATGTGCTGTAACAACAGCTAAAGGTGAGCTTTGGAAAATAGGACAGCTTCATCCAGGAGATAAGGTTCGTTTCCAACTTCTTTCTCTAGAAGAAGCAGAACTGATTAGAAAAACAGAAGATGCCAATATTAAGTTTAGAAACGCTATTCCTAAATTACCTAAGCCTAATAAAAAGCTGACACCACAGTACGCTATATTAGCTAGAGGGTTCGCAGCAGATACAGCTATTATGATTCGTTTAGCTGGAGAAGAAAACATCCTTGTAGAATACGGAAAAATGGAGCTTAATATAGAACTTCGTTTTAGAGTACATATTTTAATGCAAGAACTAGAAAAGGTAGGAATTTCTATTATTGATTTAACACCAGGTATTCGCTCACTTCAAATTCACTTTGATCCAGATAAGATTGCCATTAAAGACTTAGTAGATAAGGTATTAAAAATCAATGAGGCTCTTCCACCCTTAACAGATGTTACTGTGCCTTCTAGAATTATTAAATTACCTCTTTCATGGGATGACCCGCAAACTAAAATTGCTGCTGAGCGTTATCAGCAAACAGTAAGGCCTAATGCACCTTGGTGTCCAAGTAATCCAGAGTTTATAAGAAGAATCAATGGTTTAGACAGCATAGAGGATGTAAGTGGTATTGTCTTTGAAGCCAATTATTTAGTATTGGGGCTTGGGGATGTCTACCTAGGAGCACCAGTAGCTACCCCAGTTGATCCAAGACATAGGATGGTTACTACTAAATATAATCCTGCAAGACCATGGACCCCAGAAAATGCCGTAGGTATTGGTGGTGCTTACCTTTGCGTTTATGGTATGGAAGGCCCTGGTGGCTATCAATTTGTAGGAAGAACCGTACAAATGTGGAACTCTCTTAGAGAAACAGATAACTTTAAAAAAGGAAAACCTTGGTTACTTAATTTCTTTGATCAACTTAAGTTTTATCCCGTATCAGCAGAAGAAATATTACAATACAGAGAAGATTTCTTAAGAGGAAAATTCAAAGTAGAAATAGAAGAAACTACTTTTAACCTTGGAGAGTACAAAAAATTCTTAGAGGAGATTAAAGAGAGTAGTAAGGCATTTAAAGATCATCAAGAAGCTTCCTTTGAAGCAGAAAGACAGCGCTGGAAAGAACAAGGCTTAGATGAATTTGTTTCTGAGCATCATGAAGCAGCAGCTATTGTGGAAGAGGAACTTGCAGAAGGCTGTGAAGCCGTAAGAACGAATATTCCAGGAAGCGTATGGAAAGTGCTTGTACAAGAAGGAGAAGAGGTAAAAGAGGGACAGGAGCTTATGATTCTTGAAAGTATGAAAATGGAATTTCCTATTACTTCAGAGTTTACAGGCCAGGCTCAAAAGCTTTATCTAAGTCCTGGTGATCAAGTAAGTGCAGGCCAGTTAGCCGTATCAATTAAAGTAAAGGAGGAGTGA
- a CDS encoding allophanate hydrolase — MNYFPLKLTITWIKESYKNEELTPLALAEEIVKRAEANKEKNIWIVPPSLAMMKGYIEVLEDKKQSDYPLWGIPFAIKDNIDLAGVQTTAACESYGYLSKESATVVQKLIDAGAIPVGKTNLDQFATGLVGTRSPYGEVHNALNPELISGGSSSGSAVAVALGMAAFSLGTDTAGSGRVPAALNGLVGYKPSLGAWSTKGVVPACASLDCINVFANSLEDAELVNGVARGFDEACAWSRVYDMPFKQLPKKICLAKNGVSFYGPFKAVYEKKWEEAVSRIKDLGITVEYIDYTIFQKAASILYDGPWVAERWKDLGEFVDSHLEAIFPVTKTILKSGSKPEHTAESLFSAIHELQDYRMKTKRLLKDAVLIMPTAGGTFTREEVRNNPIKTNSQMGLYTNHCNLLDLCAISIPTKMKETNLPFGITIFGLADSEGLILGAAKTFLEAEPMKVAVCGLHKKGYPLESQLVELGAHYLESTQTAAFYKLYSLDTRPIKPGMCHVGEGGKAIEVDLYELPIAKFGAFMQNVSEPLAMGTITLKDNEKVVGFLCEDYATRTAKDITQEGKFILTK, encoded by the coding sequence ATGAATTATTTTCCTTTGAAACTAACAATAACTTGGATAAAAGAAAGCTATAAAAATGAGGAATTAACGCCCTTAGCATTAGCAGAAGAAATCGTTAAAAGAGCAGAGGCTAATAAGGAAAAAAATATTTGGATTGTGCCCCCTTCACTTGCTATGATGAAAGGCTATATTGAAGTATTAGAAGATAAGAAGCAAAGCGACTATCCACTATGGGGTATCCCTTTTGCCATTAAAGACAATATTGATTTAGCAGGTGTTCAAACAACAGCAGCTTGTGAGTCTTATGGTTATCTTTCAAAAGAAAGCGCTACTGTAGTACAAAAGCTAATTGATGCAGGAGCAATTCCGGTAGGTAAAACTAACTTAGATCAGTTTGCAACAGGCCTTGTAGGGACTAGAAGTCCTTATGGAGAAGTACATAATGCATTAAATCCAGAGCTTATTAGTGGAGGCTCTAGCTCAGGCTCAGCAGTAGCAGTAGCCTTAGGGATGGCAGCTTTTTCACTGGGAACAGACACGGCAGGCTCAGGAAGAGTGCCAGCAGCCCTTAATGGTTTAGTAGGTTATAAGCCTTCACTAGGAGCATGGTCAACTAAAGGTGTTGTACCTGCTTGTGCTAGCCTAGATTGCATTAATGTATTTGCCAATTCTCTTGAAGATGCAGAACTAGTTAATGGAGTAGCTAGAGGCTTTGACGAAGCATGTGCATGGTCTAGAGTATACGACATGCCTTTTAAACAGCTACCTAAAAAAATATGCCTAGCTAAAAATGGTGTTAGCTTTTATGGTCCCTTTAAAGCAGTTTATGAAAAAAAATGGGAAGAAGCAGTCAGCAGAATTAAAGATTTAGGCATAACAGTTGAGTACATTGACTACACCATATTCCAAAAAGCAGCATCTATTTTATACGATGGACCATGGGTAGCAGAAAGATGGAAAGATCTTGGAGAATTTGTAGACAGCCACTTAGAAGCAATCTTCCCAGTTACTAAGACCATACTCAAATCTGGTAGTAAACCAGAGCATACAGCAGAAAGCTTATTTAGTGCCATTCATGAATTACAGGACTATCGTATGAAAACTAAAAGGTTACTTAAAGATGCGGTTTTAATAATGCCAACAGCAGGTGGTACGTTTACTAGAGAAGAAGTGAGAAATAATCCAATTAAAACCAATAGCCAGATGGGGCTTTACACTAATCATTGTAATCTCCTCGATCTTTGTGCTATTTCAATCCCAACTAAGATGAAAGAGACAAATTTACCATTTGGTATTACCATTTTTGGCTTAGCAGATTCAGAAGGTCTGATACTAGGTGCAGCAAAAACTTTCCTAGAAGCAGAGCCAATGAAAGTAGCAGTTTGTGGTTTACACAAAAAAGGCTATCCATTAGAAAGTCAGCTAGTAGAATTAGGAGCGCATTATTTAGAAAGCACACAGACTGCTGCTTTTTATAAGCTCTACTCACTAGATACAAGACCAATCAAACCAGGAATGTGCCATGTGGGTGAGGGAGGAAAAGCTATTGAAGTAGATTTATATGAACTTCCTATTGCTAAGTTTGGGGCCTTTATGCAAAACGTTAGCGAACCTTTAGCCATGGGAACCATCACCCTAAAGGATAATGAAAAGGTAGTTGGTTTTCTTTGTGAAGACTATGCCACCAGGACTGCAAAGGATATTACCCAAGAGGGAAAATTTATACTTACTAAGTAA
- a CDS encoding P-II family nitrogen regulator — MKMIKAIVRPEKVEDVLDALMQKGYLAATRMNVLGRGKQKGLKVGDTYYDEIPKEMIMIVVEDQDEAKVEKIIADAARTPNGGTYGDGKIFVMEVEKAVTISSGKEEL, encoded by the coding sequence ATGAAAATGATTAAAGCAATTGTTAGACCGGAAAAGGTAGAAGACGTATTAGATGCCTTAATGCAAAAAGGTTATTTAGCTGCAACAAGAATGAATGTATTAGGAAGAGGTAAGCAAAAAGGCTTAAAGGTAGGAGATACCTACTATGATGAGATTCCAAAAGAAATGATTATGATTGTGGTAGAAGATCAAGATGAAGCTAAAGTAGAAAAAATCATAGCAGATGCAGCAAGAACACCAAATGGTGGAACCTATGGAGATGGTAAGATTTTTGTAATGGAAGTAGAGAAGGCCGTTACAATCAGTAGTGGAAAAGAAGAGCTATAG
- a CDS encoding P-II family nitrogen regulator: MKEVMIILRPKMYFKTKKALVEAGFHSMTVKEIIGRGKKPIQYDMDKENGPIKHRLVAKRLIEMYVRDADVDFLIETVVKINQTNHAGDGKIFVLPVKEAIRIRTNEKGNEAII; encoded by the coding sequence ATGAAAGAAGTCATGATTATTTTACGTCCTAAAATGTACTTTAAAACGAAAAAAGCCTTGGTTGAAGCCGGCTTTCATTCAATGACTGTTAAAGAGATTATAGGAAGAGGCAAAAAACCAATTCAATATGACATGGACAAGGAGAATGGACCAATTAAGCATCGTTTAGTGGCTAAGAGGCTTATTGAGATGTATGTAAGAGATGCGGACGTTGATTTTCTTATAGAAACAGTTGTTAAGATTAACCAAACCAATCATGCAGGAGACGGCAAGATTTTTGTACTACCAGTTAAGGAAGCTATCCGAATTAGAACTAATGAAAAGGGTAATGAGGCTATCATCTAA
- a CDS encoding ABC transporter substrate-binding protein, whose product MRKKFMSLIAAITIMGTMFTMTGCNNLGQTTSNDASSTSDASETASGGQKGTKENPFILGVSPMSGWYGWYGIEGTGIFEKNGVSVEIKYFPVYSDSLTAFYSNQVDGICIAASDAVAPLNEGVDFKIVLVNDNSSGADGLVVHDGISSVQDLKGKTVATEIGTLEHMFFLKILEDNGMTINDVNFTNMTINDAGPAFIAGSIDAAVLWEPTLSMAVNAGGKVIYSTASEPGLIPDTLAVRQDIIDNNSDVVQKVVQSWFDGEKLLDTRDDAFIEATIKGAELEKEDYLVMLDGVILFDQAMNEETFKEGNDYTSLPYTLQKSAEFLKATEMIDKIPEDVTAILDDTFIKGAN is encoded by the coding sequence ATGAGGAAAAAATTTATGAGTTTAATAGCAGCAATAACAATAATGGGGACGATGTTTACTATGACAGGATGTAATAACCTAGGTCAAACAACTAGTAATGATGCAAGTAGTACATCAGATGCTTCAGAGACTGCTAGTGGTGGACAAAAGGGAACTAAAGAAAATCCATTTATTCTAGGTGTAAGTCCTATGTCAGGTTGGTATGGCTGGTATGGCATAGAAGGAACAGGCATTTTTGAAAAGAATGGGGTATCTGTAGAAATTAAATATTTCCCAGTATATAGTGATTCACTTACAGCTTTCTATTCTAATCAAGTAGATGGTATTTGCATTGCCGCTTCTGATGCAGTAGCGCCACTTAATGAAGGTGTTGATTTTAAAATTGTTCTAGTAAATGATAACTCTTCTGGCGCAGATGGCCTTGTTGTTCATGATGGCATTAGTAGTGTTCAAGATTTAAAAGGTAAAACAGTTGCCACAGAGATTGGTACCTTAGAGCATATGTTCTTCCTAAAAATTCTAGAAGACAATGGCATGACTATTAATGATGTTAACTTTACCAATATGACTATTAATGATGCAGGCCCAGCTTTTATAGCAGGTAGCATTGATGCAGCAGTATTATGGGAACCAACCTTATCCATGGCAGTTAATGCAGGTGGTAAAGTGATTTATAGTACAGCTAGTGAACCAGGTTTAATTCCAGATACTTTAGCTGTTAGACAAGATATTATTGATAACAATAGTGATGTGGTTCAAAAAGTCGTTCAATCTTGGTTTGACGGTGAAAAATTGCTAGATACTAGAGATGATGCTTTTATTGAAGCAACTATTAAAGGGGCTGAGCTTGAAAAAGAAGATTATTTAGTGATGTTAGATGGGGTAATACTTTTTGATCAAGCTATGAATGAAGAGACTTTTAAAGAAGGAAATGACTATACTTCTCTTCCTTATACGCTGCAAAAATCAGCTGAATTCTTAAAAGCCACAGAAATGATTGATAAAATACCGGAGGATGTAACAGCTATTTTAGATGATACTTTTATTAAGGGGGCAAATTAA